In a single window of the Vitis vinifera cultivar Pinot Noir 40024 chromosome 6, ASM3070453v1 genome:
- the LOC100241603 gene encoding zinc finger CCCH domain-containing protein 49: MAHRLLRDLEADGWERSDFPIICESCLGDNPYVRMTKADYDKECKICTRPFTVFRWRPGRDARFKKTEVCQTCSKLKNVCQVCLLDLEYGLPVQVRDTALSINSNDAIPKSDVNREYFAEEHDRRARAGIDYESSFGKVRPNDTILKLQRTTPYYKRNRAHVCSFYVRGECTRGAECPYRHEMPITGELSQQNIKDRYYGVNDPVALKLLNKAGEMPSLEPPEDESIKTLYVGGLDARVTEQDLRDHFYAHGEIESVRMVLQRACAFVTYTTREGAEKAAEELSNKLVIKGLRLKLMWGRPQAPKPEGESSEEARQQAALAHGGMLPRAVISQQQNQVIQPPGTQDQPPPPMHYFNIPPPPQQERTFYPSMDPQRMGALVPSQEGAPSGSAGPSENKAGSDKQQQGQHYAYPAMPPPQGQFHQQFYPPYGYMPPPPPYQQYPPPYPSAMPPPPPPPPQASQQFQHSAPPGPSQQ; the protein is encoded by the exons ATGGCTCATAGGCTGCTGAGAGATCTCGAAGCAGATGGATGGGAGCGCTCAGACTTCCCAATCATATGCGAATCGTGCCTCGGCGACAACCCATACGTTCGAATG ACAAAGGCGGATTATGATAAGGAGTGTAAAATTTGTACACGACCCTTCACAGTTTTTAGGTGGAGGCCAGGCCGTGATGCAAGATTTAAAAAAACTGAGGTTTGCCAGACATGCAGTAAGTTAAAAAATGTTTGTCAAGTTTGTCTTCTCGATCTCGAATATGGCTTGCCAGTTCAGGTTCGAGACACTGCTCTTTCAATCAATTCCAATGATGCCATTCCAAAGAGTGATGTGAATAGGGAATACTTCGCAGAAGAGCATGACCGTAGA GCAAGAGCTGGTATAGATTATGAATCTTCATTTGGAAAAGTACGCCCAAATGATACTATTTTGAAGCTCCAGAGAACGACACCATATTACAAGAGGAACCGAGCACATGTTTGCAGTTTCTATGTTCGGGGTGAATGCACAAGAGGTGCTGAGTGCCCCTATAGACATGAGATGCCCATTACTGGGGAGTTATCACAGCAGAATATAAAAGACCGTTACTATGG aGTGAATGATCCAGTGGCATTAAAGCTACTTAACAAGGCTGGTGAAATGCCCTCATTGGAACCTCCTGAGGATGAGAGTATTAAAACTCTCTATGTGGGTGGACTTGATGCTAGAGTCACCGAGCAGGACCTAAGGGACCACTTTTATGCCCATGGTGAAATAGAATCAGTAAGAATGGTGCTCCAACGAGCATGTGCCTTCGTAACGTACACAACCAGGGAAGGTGCTGAGAAGGCAGCAGAAGAGCTTTCAAACAAACTGGTCATAAAAGGGTTGAGGCTGAAATTAATGTGGGGTAGACCACAGGCACCAAAACCTGAAGGAGAAAGCTCTGAAGAAGCAAGGCAGCAGGCAGCACTGGCTCATGGCGGGATGTTGCCAAGGGCTGTTATCTCCCAGCAGCAGAACCAGGTAATTCAACCCCCAGGCACTCAGGACCAACCTCCACCACCCATGCACTACTTCAACATTCCGCCTCCACCACAGCAGGAGAGGACCTTCTATCCATCGATGGATCCTCAAAGAATGGGTGCTCTTGTTCCCTCCCAGGAGGGGGCTCCTAGTGGGTCTGCAGGGCCAAGCGAGAACAAAGCTGGTTCAGACAAGCAGCAACAGGGGCAGCATTATGCTTACCCGGCCATGCCTCCACCACAAGGTCAATTTCACCAGCAGTTTTATCCACCATACGGCTATATGCCACCCCCTCCACCTTACCAGCAGTACCCTCCGCCATACCCCTCTGCAAtgccaccaccacctcctccgcCACCACAGGCATCCCAACAGTTTCAACATTCTGCTCCACCAGGGCCATCCCAGCAGTGA
- the LOC100246735 gene encoding serine/arginine-rich splicing factor SR45a, with amino-acid sequence MSYSKRSRYSRSPSPYRRYGRSMSRSLSSPRSRSRSRSRESSEVENPGNNLYVTGLSTRVTKRELEKHFASEGSVADVHLVTDPWTRESRGFGFVTMSTVEEANRCIKYLDRSVLEGRVITVEKARRRRGRTPTPGKYLGLRTVRVRRRSPSYSPYHRSRSSRYSSERDRSRSRSYSPYYGRGRRSYSRSHSPYSRSPVGRRNGSYSPYDNRYYSPDVGYYRRRHYRSISRSLSPRERRRLRSYSPRERRRLRSYSPSVSPRPRRSSRRSSSRSISPRPRRTSRRSYSRSISPRPRRLKRSPYREAYSGSSGSASSRSVSRSLTPGSASP; translated from the exons ATGTCATACTCCAAAAGATCAAG GTATTCTCGCTCACCTTCCCCATATAGAAGATATGGTAGGTCAATGTCAAGGTCTTTGTCAAGTCCAAGGTCAAGGAGCAGGTCAAG GAGTCGTGAATCAAGTGAGGTTGAGAATCCAGGAAACAACTTGTATGTTACAGGATTGTCAACTCGGGTCACCAAGCGGGAACTTGAGAAGCATTTCGCAAGTGAGGGATCG GTGGCGGATGTTCACCTTGTGACTGATCCATGGACAAGGGAATCACGAGGATTTGGTTTTGTGACAATGTCAACTGTTGAGGAGGCCAATCGCTGCATTAAGTACTTGGACCGCTCTGTACTTGAAGGCCGTGTGATCACAGTGGAGAAG GCCAGGAGGAGGAGAGGGCGAACACCTACTCCAGGGAAGTATCTTGGTCTGAGAACAGTCCGCG TGCGGCGTCGGTCCCCGAGCTATTCTCCTTATCATAGGAGCCGTTCCTCCAGATATTCATCTGAACGAGACAGGAGCCGGAGCAGATCATACTCCCCTTACTATGGCCGTGGGCGGAGGTCATACTCACGATCTCACTCACCATACAGCAGATCACCTGTTGGCAGGCGGAACGGCTCCTACTCTCCTTATGACAACAGGTATTACTCACCAGATGTTGGCTATTATAGAAGGCGGCATTACCGATCCATCTCCCGCAGCCTTTCCCCACGTGAAAGGAGGCGGTTAAGGAGTTATTCCCCACGTGAAAGGAGGCGCTTAAGGAGTTATTCCCCAAGTGTCTCCCCCAGGCCAAGGAGGAGTTCAAGGAGGAGTTCCTCTCGCAGCATTTCGCCAAGGCCAAGGAGAACGTCTAGGAGGAGCTATTCTCGCAGCATTTCACCTCGACCTAGGAGATTGAAAAGGAGCCCATACCGAGAAGCTTACTCAGGCAGCAGCGGAAGCGCCAGTTCCAGATCGGTATCAAGGTCTCTCACTCCTGGGTCAGCTTCACCATGA